AACCGATAAACGAGAATTTCAATACATCATCCGTTCGCACGAGAATATCGTAATTTCCCCGGTGATCCGTTGCTACCCCTCTCGTAGTCTGGTTAATCACCACACTCACTCCCGGCATGGGATTTCCCTTCTCATCCACCACACGCCCCTTCACTGTGATAATATCCCGTGTCAATGACTCTTGGGCTTTCGGCTTTTTCTTGATAACAATCACCTTGCTCTCAATCGAATAATCGTAACCATGAGCCGTAAGCACTTTTTTTAACACGTCATCCAGTGTCGCATTTGTAAAAGTTTCCGTGATTTTCACCTCGCTGGATATATCGTTTTGCTTGTGCACAAAAGTATATCCCGTCTTTGCTTTCAGGTCTTCTAGTACTTCCAGAATCGTTTTATTCTGGTACTTAGCCGTAATTCTCTGTTGCCGAGAAGATTCATTCTGTGCATACAAAGACACTCCCGACAACAATACCAAAATTAAATTTACTAACATAATCCGACCCCATTTCCGAATTTCCACTCGAAAAATGGCGTGACTCCATTTTTTTTTCATATTTTTGTATTTGAATTATAAGATATCGTCTGTCGCCAACAGACGTCGCAAACTTGGGGCGGGAGAATTCCTTGAATTCTCTCCCTTTTTTAATTAATTTTTTGAACCTCTATTTTCCCATCGGTTTTCATTTTAAATTTCACATCCGCTACTTTACTTAACACGGCTAGAAACACTCCTAGACTTTCATCACTTGAAATGCTCCCCCGCAAAATAATATCATCAACTGGTAATAATTCTGTATCAAAATCCACATCATAGGCACGAGATACGACCTTCAATATCTCTCTCAAACCCATGTTTTCAATATTAATGATCCCATCTTTCCAAGAAACGACATCATTAATTTTCACTTGCCGCACGGATAAGTTATCTGCATGCACACTTAAAACAGATTGCTCCCCCGGTAACAGTACAACCGAATCCATTCCACTAACAGGTATCACTTTTACTTTCCCGGAAGCAAGCGTTGTCAAAACTGGTTCCGACGGGTAAGCGGATACGTTAAACTTTGTCCCCAAAACAGAAACGGATTGTAAAGCTGTCTCAACAACAAACGGACGCATCGTATCCCGGGCAACATCAAAAAACGCCTCTCCGCTGATACGAACCCTTCGTTCTCCTAAGGCAAACTTTTCCGGATACTCCAAGCGACTATCTGAATTTAACCATATCACGCTACCATCACTAAGCAAAATTCGATATAACCCGGCACCTCGCGGTACCGTGATTTTATTAAAGACAAGTACTTCCTTCTCTCTCTCCACGTCCTCCCCTGCCTTCTTATCATACACAACTTTACCCTCACTGACTGCCAACTGCGTACCATCCTGCTCTTTGAATTCGATCTCACTACCACCCAAATAATGGCGTTCCCCTCCAGACAACTCTAATATCGCAGCACGGGCAGGAGCGCCAACATGAGATATTTCTTTATTATTATCCATAGAAGAATACTGCCATAACGAAACCGAAGAAATAACCCCCACCACGATAGCAGCAGCAACACCCCAATATTTTAATTTAAATGCCCGATGACGCCGAGGAATTATCCGTCCCTGTATGGAAGAATAATCACCCTTGATAAGTTGAGCTCGGACAACCTCTTTCAGAATGAGATTTTCCTTTCGCATGACATCGAACAACTCACGATTCTCATCACAAGCCTCTTTCCATTCCAGAATTTCTTTTTCTTCCTCGACAGAAAGTTTGTCATTAAAAAAGTCAAACAACTCGGATTCAGTGACTTGATATTCTCTTTTCATTTTTACAATAACCTTTGTTATTCTAAAGACCGGAAAGAGTAGAAAACGGTTGAATGAAATTAGAAAAAAATTCAAAAAAAAATGATAACCCTCAAATTCTATGGAATTTGAGGGTTATCATCGTGATCTCTATTTCAAAAAGATAACTACAACCTTTCAATATCCTCGGCAGTCAGTCCGGTCATTTGAATGATTATATCCATCGGCATATTCTTTTCTTTCATATTCCGGGCTACTTTCAAGATCCCCCTCTCTTCACCTTTGACCAATCCCTCCTCCCGGCCTTCTACTCGCCCCTCCTCTAGACCCTTTTCTCGACCTTCTACTCGACCTTCTTCTAGGCCTTTCATTCGACCCTCGACTAATCCCTCTAGCTTTGCTGTACCCAGCACATCATTCTGGATCATGATAGCATCCACGTGACGATCATACGCAGCTCGTTCTGCTTCATCCATATTATAGTAAACCAGCTTTTCCCTTGCTTCTTTCAATCCCGGAGTCTTTGTATCGGGACGGATGTAATCATTTTTCAAGTAATCCAACCACTCCTCAAGCGGGGTTGTTGCCACTTGATCAAACTCATTCACCCGGATCAAGAAATACTCTGGGAATATCTCCGATGGCAAGCGCTGAACCAAAGCATCCCGCTCCTTCACGGTCACGTGCAAATGATCACCGGTGTGTACTCCCGTAAAGGTGTTTTGACCATGGTAAAGATAATCATCCCCTTTTCCAATGTCAAAATAAAGAATACTAATAGAATACACTTTCTTCACTTCTGAATAAAGTTCTCCTAGCTTGATATGCTCGGTAATCGCCTTGGCTGCACCATAAAGAATTCGTTCAAGGAAATATAATTCCCTAGTAACTTGCACCTCCACGATAATAATCTCACCCTCGCTATCCCGGGCCTTAACATCTACCCGGTTAAACTTGTCCTCGTAAATCTGTTGATTACCCTCGCTTTCCAATATATCTATAATGTGAACTTGACGACCAAGTAACACGGTTAACAACCCTTCCAAAACGACAAAATTCGCCTTGTCCCGCAATAACCGTTTCACGGCCCAATCAAATCGAATGTATTTATTCTTGTCCATGTGGAAATAGTTTACTTCTCTATTCAAAGGTAAGCTTTTTTACGAGATTAAGGGAGGAAAAAATGTGATTTAACTTTTCTACCGATCGTACCGGTATCAGGTTCATTCGAACCTGAAGTGCCAGAACCCGGAAAAGACTTTCCTCAAATACTTCAAAGCATTCACGAGCAACGTTTTTACCGTCGCTATCGAAATGGAAAAACGATCTGCCGTCTCCCGGTAACTCAACCCATCAATATACACTGACTTCAAAACCTCGCGTGTTCTCGGGGGCAATTTCTCGATCTCAACTTCTATTGCCTGCAAAATCTCCTCTGTCAGCCAATCCGTGTCCTCAACTTCCACATTCTCGTTCAACTCACCACAAGCCTCGCGTAAGGGATCCCTCTTTTCCAATAACTTCAACGCCCGATTTCTTACTGAAGCAAAAAGATATCCCCGAAGATTACCCGAAGTGATTCGCGCATAAGCTCGCTGCTCCCAGAATGCCACGAAGAAATCCTGTACCAGATCTTCCGCCGCCGGAATATCACCCAAAAACGAGTCAGCCCATAAAACCAACGGTCGATAATAACTATTGAACAAGACCTCCATCCCCCGGGGATCGTCATGTCCAACTAAAAGTTTACATATCAACTTATCATCAACCTGCATAAATTCAAAAACTCGCTACCATGTATAAATTATTAGATTTACAAACTTATACAAAAAACTTCGGTTTTTGGATATACATAACGAAAATTCCGTTCCCTCAAAACCCTTTATTTCCGATATTTTTCATCTCCTTCCTCGAACATGCTTACATAGCTGAAATAGCGACTCTCGCTGATTTCCCCCTTCTCCACGGCTTCCAGCACGGCACATCCCGGTTCGTGAATATGCGTGCAATTATAGAATCGGCATTCACTTGCCCGCTTGAATATTTCCGGGAAATAATGTGATATCTCTGTTTTTTCCATGTGAATCAACCCGAACGCCCGGATTCCGGGAGTATCGACGATGTACCCGCCAAAACTCAACGGGAACATTTCTGCGAACGTGGTGGTATGTTTTCCCGTGTCATGGGAATCGGAAATCTCCGCCACTTTCAGTTTTAATCCCGGCTCGACACGATTGATCAGCGAGGATTTTCCCACCCCCGACAAGCCGGAAAACACGGTCACTTTATCCTTCAAGGCCGTCACCACGTCTTCCATCCCCTCCCCGGTCAACGAGGACACGTGAAAACATTCATACCCCACCTGCATATAGATCTGGGTCAAAGCTCCCAATAGCAATAAATCCTCCTCATCGTACA
The window above is part of the Butyricimonas paravirosa genome. Proteins encoded here:
- a CDS encoding FecR family protein, with product MKREYQVTESELFDFFNDKLSVEEEKEILEWKEACDENRELFDVMRKENLILKEVVRAQLIKGDYSSIQGRIIPRRHRAFKLKYWGVAAAIVVGVISSVSLWQYSSMDNNKEISHVGAPARAAILELSGGERHYLGGSEIEFKEQDGTQLAVSEGKVVYDKKAGEDVEREKEVLVFNKITVPRGAGLYRILLSDGSVIWLNSDSRLEYPEKFALGERRVRISGEAFFDVARDTMRPFVVETALQSVSVLGTKFNVSAYPSEPVLTTLASGKVKVIPVSGMDSVVLLPGEQSVLSVHADNLSVRQVKINDVVSWKDGIINIENMGLREILKVVSRAYDVDFDTELLPVDDIILRGSISSDESLGVFLAVLSKVADVKFKMKTDGKIEVQKIN
- a CDS encoding PD-(D/E)XK nuclease family transposase, whose product is MDKNKYIRFDWAVKRLLRDKANFVVLEGLLTVLLGRQVHIIDILESEGNQQIYEDKFNRVDVKARDSEGEIIIVEVQVTRELYFLERILYGAAKAITEHIKLGELYSEVKKVYSISILYFDIGKGDDYLYHGQNTFTGVHTGDHLHVTVKERDALVQRLPSEIFPEYFLIRVNEFDQVATTPLEEWLDYLKNDYIRPDTKTPGLKEAREKLVYYNMDEAERAAYDRHVDAIMIQNDVLGTAKLEGLVEGRMKGLEEGRVEGREKGLEEGRVEGREEGLVKGEERGILKVARNMKEKNMPMDIIIQMTGLTAEDIERL
- a CDS encoding RNA polymerase sigma factor; the encoded protein is MQVDDKLICKLLVGHDDPRGMEVLFNSYYRPLVLWADSFLGDIPAAEDLVQDFFVAFWEQRAYARITSGNLRGYLFASVRNRALKLLEKRDPLREACGELNENVEVEDTDWLTEEILQAIEVEIEKLPPRTREVLKSVYIDGLSYRETADRFSISIATVKTLLVNALKYLRKVFSGFWHFRFE
- the rsgA gene encoding ribosome small subunit-dependent GTPase A, translated to MKGIVVKSTGSWYSVRMESGEVLDCRIKGKFRMKGIKTTNPVAVGDVVEVVVNPDGAVINRIEDRKNYIIRKSTNLSKEAHIIAANVDQAVLVVTVNHPVTSTVFIDRFLASVEAYRIPAILVFNKIDLYDEEDLLLLGALTQIYMQVGYECFHVSSLTGEGMEDVVTALKDKVTVFSGLSGVGKSSLINRVEPGLKLKVAEISDSHDTGKHTTTFAEMFPLSFGGYIVDTPGIRAFGLIHMEKTEISHYFPEIFKRASECRFYNCTHIHEPGCAVLEAVEKGEISESRYFSYVSMFEEGDEKYRK